Proteins co-encoded in one Deferribacterota bacterium genomic window:
- a CDS encoding DUF2914 domain-containing protein has translation MISQRLQLKNKIIFILIFIFIPLIQLFAATEIIDIKIAKDIKDLKPINVGRVFSKDVGGLVCFTEVKTDEYPTSITHLWIYNNNIMAEVPLSVNGKTWKTYSTKNIYPKWTGKWRVEIFDNNGELIDSITFRIVDEKK, from the coding sequence ATGATTTCTCAGAGATTACAGTTAAAAAATAAAATAATATTTATACTTATATTTATATTTATCCCTTTAATACAGCTATTTGCAGCTACAGAGATAATCGATATAAAAATCGCAAAAGATATAAAAGATCTAAAACCTATAAATGTTGGAAGGGTTTTCAGTAAAGATGTAGGGGGGCTTGTCTGTTTTACAGAAGTTAAAACAGATGAGTACCCAACTAGTATTACCCATTTATGGATTTATAATAACAATATAATGGCTGAAGTTCCCCTTTCAGTTAATGGGAAGACCTGGAAGACTTATAGTACTAAAAATATATATCCTAAGTGGACAGGTAAGTGGAGGGTAGAGATTTTTGATAACAATGGGGAATTAATAGACTCTATTACCTTTAGAATAGTTGATGAAAAGAAATAA